A region from the Janthinobacterium agaricidamnosum genome encodes:
- a CDS encoding DUF748 domain-containing protein codes for MNTIDNKSVQTKTFRWKRWQRWAVGTGCVLAAYSAAGFWLVPYVIKNQLPKFAAKELARQASISSVRFNPFTLRLEAEQIAFKEAASAGGQSGAPLLSIGALAVQLEWKSIVRRAWSLAEIRITAPQAQLTITPDGKFNLAEVLATWQRNHPDKSDGGMPRLVIGHFALEQGKVDWQDQKAGYADNFTPINFTLDNISTLPDANGSYSLSADAARGGKLHWRGTASLSPIRGEGELILNDASLPGLAAYLKAYTRATVSSGKLSARLPYAFSYADGTLEATVKGAGLALRDLALVQDGKGAPFTSLDTLGIAGVNVDLARQNVTVDKINLYGGKVAVRRDSKGEIDVANLMLPGNPAPAAPAAAPAKPGKWKVDLKQLALANVDVSAIDETVTPTLQLSAKQLQLQLQLGLQQGPAGLATVIDGANFSLADLAMQRGAQTPFKLAQLGFTEGKIDLAAHSVHLSAVTASGAQIDLTRNRQGEFAIAQKLPVFASGKADAGKETPSAPWSTTVDKVELSKFGARFEDAGTGIKGTLQDASLSLHKVSNDMKQALPFELGVGLREGGLLTANGKFVPATGAVDAQLNLKQLTLAPVQPLLAQHVKLKLAGGTLSGSGRLTTGGGAPKAPKVRYEGGVDIAGLVLNETDGKRFASWKSVRADKLTASVGPDFVDIPELRVVEPNAQLIIENDRSLNAQRLLVKAPEPATAPAPATASAPADAAFPVRVRRVRLQNAKLDFADLSLRPQFAAKIYELNGVVTGLSTKRDARSQIELDGRIDEFGLARVRGQLNPFAPTDNTDLNVVFKNVDMVSASPYTMKFAGYKVAEGKISLDLQYKVRNRQLDGTNQVVLDKLTLGERIDSPDALKLPLELALAILKDSDGRIDLGLPVSGDMNDPQFSYGALIWKAVGNVLTKIVTAPFRALGNLLGISADKLEAIDFDAGSAVLLPPEREKLKQVAQILAKREQLKLAVPGQYSDTDGAALRAQAVRRAVAAKAGIKLEAGEEPGPLNLGERKIRGALRDLYGERFGKAELDKQKKAAESAAPAPAAASANASAPAAAKIPVFQRLGKLIEGEPQVADTGAFYNGLREQLEAKQPLPADALSKLGAQRSAAIVAALQQDGTPAARVSAGAPEKTEAAPGKLVGLKLGLAAQ; via the coding sequence GTGAACACAATCGACAACAAAAGCGTGCAGACGAAAACATTTCGCTGGAAACGCTGGCAGCGCTGGGCCGTCGGCACCGGCTGCGTCCTGGCCGCCTACAGCGCGGCCGGCTTCTGGCTGGTGCCCTACGTCATCAAAAACCAGCTGCCCAAATTTGCAGCAAAAGAACTGGCGCGCCAGGCCAGCATAAGCTCCGTACGCTTCAACCCGTTCACCTTGCGCCTGGAAGCGGAGCAGATCGCCTTCAAGGAAGCGGCCAGCGCTGGTGGCCAGAGCGGCGCGCCGCTGCTGTCCATCGGCGCGCTGGCCGTGCAACTCGAATGGAAATCCATCGTGCGCCGCGCCTGGAGCCTGGCGGAAATCCGCATCACGGCGCCGCAGGCGCAGCTGACCATCACGCCGGACGGCAAGTTCAACCTGGCCGAAGTGCTGGCCACCTGGCAACGCAATCATCCGGACAAGAGCGACGGCGGCATGCCGCGCCTCGTCATCGGCCACTTTGCGCTGGAGCAAGGCAAAGTGGACTGGCAAGACCAGAAGGCGGGTTATGCGGATAACTTCACGCCGATCAACTTTACACTCGACAATATCTCCACCCTGCCCGATGCCAACGGCAGCTACAGCCTCAGCGCCGACGCGGCGCGCGGCGGCAAGCTGCACTGGCGCGGCACGGCCTCGCTGAGCCCGATCCGGGGCGAAGGCGAGTTGATACTGAACGACGCTTCCCTGCCCGGCCTGGCCGCGTATTTGAAGGCGTACACGCGGGCGACGGTGAGCAGCGGCAAGCTGTCGGCGCGCCTGCCCTACGCCTTTTCCTATGCCGACGGCACGCTGGAAGCGACCGTCAAGGGCGCGGGCCTGGCCTTGCGCGACCTGGCGCTGGTGCAAGACGGCAAGGGCGCGCCATTTACATCGCTGGACACCCTGGGCATCGCCGGCGTGAACGTGGATCTGGCGCGCCAGAACGTCACGGTGGATAAAATCAACTTGTACGGCGGCAAGGTGGCCGTGCGGCGCGACAGCAAGGGCGAGATCGACGTGGCGAACCTGATGCTGCCGGGCAATCCCGCACCTGCAGCACCGGCCGCCGCGCCAGCCAAACCTGGCAAGTGGAAGGTGGATTTAAAACAGCTCGCACTGGCCAATGTGGACGTCTCCGCCATCGATGAAACCGTCACGCCTACCCTGCAATTGAGCGCGAAACAGTTGCAACTGCAGCTGCAGCTGGGCTTGCAACAAGGGCCAGCGGGCTTGGCCACCGTGATCGACGGCGCCAATTTCAGCCTGGCCGACCTGGCCATGCAACGGGGCGCGCAAACGCCGTTCAAGCTGGCCCAGCTGGGCTTTACGGAAGGCAAGATCGACCTGGCGGCGCATAGCGTGCACCTGAGCGCCGTGACGGCCAGCGGTGCGCAGATTGACCTGACGCGCAACCGCCAGGGAGAGTTTGCGATTGCGCAAAAACTGCCCGTGTTTGCCTCCGGCAAAGCCGACGCAGGCAAGGAAACCCCTTCCGCGCCGTGGTCCACGACGGTAGACAAGGTGGAACTGAGCAAGTTCGGCGCCCGTTTCGAAGACGCGGGCACAGGCATCAAGGGCACGCTGCAGGATGCCAGCCTGTCCCTGCACAAGGTCAGCAACGATATGAAGCAGGCGCTGCCGTTCGAGCTGGGCGTGGGCCTGCGCGAAGGCGGCTTGCTCACGGCCAACGGCAAGTTCGTGCCGGCCACGGGCGCCGTCGATGCGCAACTGAATTTGAAACAGCTGACCCTGGCGCCCGTGCAACCGTTGCTGGCGCAGCATGTAAAGCTGAAGCTGGCGGGCGGCACCCTCTCCGGCAGCGGCCGCCTGACGACGGGCGGCGGCGCGCCGAAAGCGCCGAAAGTACGCTATGAGGGCGGCGTGGATATCGCCGGCCTCGTGCTCAATGAAACGGATGGCAAGCGTTTTGCGTCATGGAAAAGCGTGCGTGCCGACAAGCTGACTGCCAGCGTGGGTCCCGATTTTGTCGACATACCCGAGCTGCGCGTGGTCGAACCGAATGCGCAGCTGATCATCGAAAACGACCGCAGCCTCAATGCCCAGCGCCTGCTGGTGAAGGCGCCCGAGCCGGCCACGGCACCCGCTCCTGCTACCGCCAGCGCGCCCGCCGACGCCGCCTTCCCCGTACGCGTACGCCGCGTGCGCCTGCAGAATGCCAAGCTGGACTTTGCCGACCTGAGCCTGCGCCCGCAGTTCGCCGCCAAGATCTATGAGCTCAACGGCGTCGTCACGGGCCTGTCGACCAAGCGCGATGCGCGCAGCCAGATCGAGCTGGACGGCCGCATCGACGAATTCGGCCTGGCGCGCGTGCGCGGACAATTAAATCCCTTCGCCCCGACCGACAACACGGACTTGAACGTGGTCTTCAAGAACGTCGACATGGTATCCGCCTCGCCGTACACGATGAAATTCGCCGGCTATAAAGTGGCGGAAGGCAAGATTTCGCTGGACTTGCAATACAAGGTGCGCAACCGCCAGCTCGACGGCACCAACCAGGTCGTGCTCGACAAGCTGACCCTGGGCGAGCGCATCGACAGCCCGGACGCCCTGAAGCTGCCGCTGGAATTGGCGCTGGCCATCCTCAAGGATAGCGACGGGCGCATCGACCTGGGCTTGCCCGTGTCGGGCGACATGAACGACCCGCAATTCAGCTATGGCGCGCTGATCTGGAAAGCCGTGGGCAATGTGCTGACGAAAATCGTCACGGCGCCGTTCCGCGCGCTGGGCAACTTACTGGGCATCAGCGCCGACAAGCTGGAAGCCATCGACTTCGATGCGGGCAGCGCCGTGCTGCTGCCGCCCGAGCGGGAAAAACTCAAGCAGGTGGCGCAGATCCTCGCCAAGCGCGAACAGCTGAAGCTGGCCGTGCCGGGCCAGTACAGCGACACGGACGGGGCCGCCCTGCGCGCCCAGGCCGTGCGCCGCGCCGTCGCCGCCAAGGCCGGCATCAAGCTGGAAGCGGGCGAAGAACCGGGGCCGTTAAACCTGGGCGAACGCAAGATCCGTGGCGCCCTGCGCGACCTGTATGGCGAGCGCTTCGGCAAGGCTGAGCTGGACAAGCAGAAAAAGGCCGCGGAATCGGCTGCGCCTGCCCCAGCGGCGGCCTCCGCCAACGCTTCCGCGCCGGCGGCGGCCAAAATCCCCGTCTTCCAACGCCTGGGCAAGCTGATCGAGGGTGAGCCGCAAGTGGCCGACACGGGCGCGTTCTACAACGGCTTGCGCGAACAGCTGGAAGCCAAGCAGCCCCTGCCTGCCGATGCATTGAGCAAACTGGGCGCCCAGCGCAGCGCGGCGATTGTGGCGGCCCTGCAGCAGGACGGCACGCCGGCGGCCAGGGTCAGCGCGGGCGCGCCGGAAAAAACGGAGGCTGCGCCGGGCAAGCTGGTGGGCTTGAAGCTGGGATTGGCGGCACAATAA
- a CDS encoding TonB-dependent siderophore receptor yields the protein MPAVSPRTRLLPVAAALSLAFASHAAHAASGQDDLTAGDEKVMQAVQVTGTRAQGLVPVTTEAGSFRGANIMDVPSTVNVITRELLEQQAVSGLYDAVRNTAGVTRQQNGGETWDQLVIRGIAVENRTNYRLNGSMPIMNFSQVPMENKERVEVLKGASALYYGFTSPAGVVNFVTKRAGSQPVTSMGLSLDDRGSAVANVDVGRRFGAQQEFGVRINAAGGTLGSYLDHVGNGNRSFLSTALDWRVTNKLLLKADLEYDRRKVTEQAGVALPTAVKGVINLPRAVDPRNLIGPDWSNFEAQTKNAQLRADYAITDGWALTVEAGHSETARDRRLAIFRLNNAAALATGAGRITGNIQHSVTASDLLRAELAGNFNTGLIAHELTLGASRTDKSQDAIYQSNYTIASQNLYQPVPVTNVVFGPKPTAPTTAALETRDTGLYALDRMVFSPQWQSVIGVRRSSYQSDQGASHYDVSKTTPMASLIYKATPELSFYASTARGLEEGETGPTGTANQGVKMAPGVSKQKELGARWLTPGGTLVSAALFDITRPGYYTNSSNVFTSDGEQRYRGLEISTQGKLTRQLSWQTSAQLLAPRFAHINADYNGKAPENASKRTASAFLAYAFDAVPGLSVNGGAYYYSARPVNDLNQAFLGGVSLFSAGARYASRVMDKAVVWQLNVENTADKRYWAGAGTRLASGAPRAIKLSMKVDL from the coding sequence ATGCCTGCTGTATCTCCCCGCACCCGCTTACTTCCAGTCGCCGCGGCCCTGTCGCTGGCCTTCGCTTCCCATGCGGCCCATGCCGCCAGCGGCCAGGACGATCTGACGGCTGGCGATGAGAAAGTCATGCAAGCCGTGCAAGTGACGGGCACCCGCGCGCAAGGCCTGGTGCCCGTCACGACGGAGGCGGGCAGCTTTCGCGGCGCCAACATCATGGACGTGCCGTCGACCGTCAACGTGATCACGCGCGAATTGCTGGAGCAGCAAGCCGTGTCCGGCCTGTACGACGCCGTGCGCAATACGGCGGGCGTGACGCGCCAGCAAAATGGCGGCGAAACGTGGGATCAGCTGGTGATACGCGGCATCGCCGTGGAAAACCGCACGAATTACCGCCTCAATGGCTCCATGCCCATCATGAACTTCTCGCAAGTGCCCATGGAAAACAAGGAGCGCGTGGAAGTGCTGAAGGGCGCCTCGGCCCTGTACTACGGTTTTACGTCGCCGGCCGGCGTCGTCAACTTCGTCACCAAGCGGGCTGGCAGCCAGCCCGTCACCAGCATGGGCCTGAGCCTCGATGACCGGGGCAGTGCCGTGGCGAATGTCGACGTGGGCCGCCGTTTCGGCGCGCAGCAGGAATTCGGCGTGCGCATCAATGCCGCCGGCGGCACCCTGGGTTCCTACCTCGATCATGTCGGCAATGGCAACCGCAGCTTTCTCTCCACGGCGCTGGACTGGCGGGTGACTAATAAACTGCTGTTGAAGGCCGACCTGGAATACGACCGCCGCAAGGTGACGGAGCAGGCGGGCGTGGCCTTGCCCACCGCCGTGAAAGGCGTGATCAACCTGCCGCGCGCCGTCGATCCGCGCAACTTGATCGGCCCCGACTGGTCGAATTTCGAGGCGCAGACGAAAAACGCGCAATTGCGCGCCGACTACGCCATCACGGATGGCTGGGCCTTGACGGTGGAGGCGGGCCACTCGGAAACGGCGCGCGACCGCCGCCTGGCCATCTTCCGCCTGAATAACGCGGCCGCGCTGGCCACGGGCGCGGGCCGCATCACGGGCAATATCCAGCACAGCGTGACGGCGTCGGACTTGCTGCGCGCGGAACTGGCCGGCAACTTTAATACGGGTTTGATTGCCCACGAACTGACCCTGGGCGCCTCGCGTACGGACAAGTCGCAAGATGCTATCTACCAGAGCAACTACACGATCGCGTCGCAAAACCTGTACCAGCCCGTGCCCGTGACGAATGTCGTGTTCGGTCCCAAGCCGACGGCGCCGACGACGGCTGCGCTCGAGACGCGCGACACGGGCTTGTACGCGCTCGACCGCATGGTCTTCAGCCCGCAGTGGCAAAGCGTCATCGGCGTGCGCCGCAGCAGTTATCAGAGCGACCAGGGCGCCAGCCACTACGACGTCAGCAAGACGACGCCGATGGCCTCATTGATCTACAAGGCCACGCCCGAACTGTCGTTTTACGCGTCCACGGCGCGGGGCCTGGAAGAGGGCGAGACGGGCCCGACGGGCACAGCCAATCAGGGCGTCAAGATGGCGCCCGGCGTGAGCAAGCAGAAAGAGCTCGGTGCGCGCTGGCTGACGCCGGGCGGCACCCTGGTCTCCGCCGCGCTGTTCGACATCACGCGCCCCGGCTATTACACGAATAGCAGCAACGTCTTCACGTCGGATGGTGAACAGCGCTACCGCGGCCTGGAAATCTCGACGCAAGGCAAGCTGACGCGCCAGCTGTCGTGGCAGACGTCGGCCCAGCTGCTCGCCCCGCGCTTTGCGCACATCAACGCCGACTACAATGGCAAGGCGCCGGAAAACGCGTCGAAACGCACGGCCAGCGCCTTCCTCGCCTACGCGTTTGACGCCGTGCCGGGCCTGTCCGTCAATGGCGGCGCGTATTACTACAGCGCCCGTCCCGTCAACGACCTGAACCAGGCCTTCCTCGGCGGCGTGAGCCTGTTCAGCGCGGGCGCCCGCTATGCGAGCCGCGTGATGGACAAGGCCGTCGTGTGGCAGCTGAACGTGGAAAACACGGCCGACAAGCGCTACTGGGCCGGCGCGGGCACGCGGCTGGCGTCGGGCGCACCGCGCGCTATCAAGCTGTCGATGAAGGTGGATTTGTAA
- a CDS encoding DUF2946 domain-containing protein: MFISKGKAGIVLWIACIAIFLATLAPTVSRALTVASGLAVPSLEICSVAGGMQAVPARYDAQEPSAPEKSGMRMGDCPCCSMHADTLSIPPTTLVLASGELLTGLLPELFYQSATPLFAWTPVQPRGPPAAF, from the coding sequence ATGTTCATCAGCAAAGGCAAGGCCGGCATCGTCCTGTGGATCGCGTGTATCGCCATCTTCCTGGCCACGCTCGCCCCTACGGTGTCGCGCGCGCTGACGGTCGCCAGCGGCCTGGCCGTGCCCAGCCTGGAAATCTGCTCGGTGGCGGGCGGCATGCAAGCCGTGCCCGCCCGCTACGATGCGCAAGAGCCTTCCGCGCCTGAGAAATCGGGCATGCGCATGGGCGATTGCCCCTGCTGCAGCATGCATGCGGACACCTTGTCGATACCGCCCACCACCCTCGTGCTCGCTTCCGGCGAGCTCCTCACGGGCTTGCTGCCCGAGCTGTTCTACCAGTCCGCCACGCCATTGTTCGCCTGGACGCCCGTCCAGCCCCGTGGGCCTCCCGCCGCTTTCTGA